A genomic stretch from Falco cherrug isolate bFalChe1 chromosome 1, bFalChe1.pri, whole genome shotgun sequence includes:
- the SLC46A1 gene encoding proton-coupled folate transporter, translating into MAAPPSAAAAPPPARRCPPLPAAEPLLFLATLALGLQGPLATQYLWDRLGAEHGYSGPNATSPAGCGNGSAATEPLRQEVEALVSHWNLYINLGGFFIGLFSVTLFGPWSDSIGRRPALILPAAGMAMQAAIYLLVMYLQLHVAYFLLGRVLSGLMGDYNLILASCFAYVADTSDKRTRTFRIAILEACLGIAGMLASIGGGQWRKAQGYINPFWLVLAVSLAATLYAAFCLQESVKQQKPAKLFTLQHYKAVYRLYTAPEHLSSKRKLALYSLAFFLLVTVHFGTKDLFVLYELGSPLCWAADLIGYGSATSYLTYLSSLGGLWLLQLCLEDTWVAEIGLISNISGLVVISLATTTSLMFTGYGILFLSMAATPVIRAKLSKLVSETEQGALFASVACVEGLCSLVATGVFNSLYPASLHFMRGFPFLFGAVVLLIPAAILGWIEIWDSNHDYSHFSDASLSPADG; encoded by the exons ATGGCCGCCCCGCcgtccgccgccgccgccccgccgcccgcccgccgctgcccgccgctgcccgccgccgaGCCGCTCCTCTTCCTGGCCACCCTGGCCCTCGGGCTGCAGGGCCCGCTCGCCACCCAGTAcctctgggacaggctgggggcCGAGCACGGCTACAGCGGCCCCAACGCCACGAGCCCCGCCGGCTGCGGGAACGGCAGCGCTGCCACCGAGCCCCTGCGGCAG GAGGTGGAAGCGCTGGTCTCCCACTGGAACCTCTACATCAACCTGGGAGGCTTCTTCATTGGTCTCTTCTCCGTGACTCTCTTTGGACCATGGAGTGACAGCATAGGCCGCCGTCCGGCTCTCATCCTGCCGGCAGCGGGTATGGCCATGCAAGCAGCCATCTATCTGCTCGTCATGTACCTGCAGCTGCATGTTGCCTATTTTCTCCTTGGACGTGTTTTGAGTGGCCTCATGGGAGACTACAACCTGATCCTGGCCAGCTGCTTTGCCTACGTGGCTGACACCAGCGACAAACGCACACGTACATTTCGCATCGCCATCCTCGAGGCATGCCTCGGCATCGCGGGCATGCTGGCCAGCATTGGTGGCGGCCAGTGGCGCAAGGCTCAGGGGTACATCAACCCCTTTTGGCTCGTGCTTGCTGTCAGTCTTGCTGCCACTCTCTACGctgctttctgtcttcaggAATCAGTGAAGCAGCAGAAACCAGCCAAGCTGTTCACGCTCCAGCATTACAAGGCTGTCTACAGGCTGTACACAGCCCCGGAACACCTGAGCTCCAAGCGGAAGCTCGCTCTTTACTCCCTggctttctttcttcttgtcaCAGTACATTTTGGAACCAAGGACCTCTTTGTTTTGTATGAGCTTGGCTCCCctctctgctgggctgcagacCTCATTGGGTATGGCTCAGCCACCAGTTACCTGACTTAcctgagcagcctgggagggctgtggctgctgcagctctgccttgaAGACACCTGGGTGGCAGAGATAGGATTGATCTCCAACATTTCTGGACTGGTTGTGATTTCTCTTGCTACCACAACATCACTGATGTTTACAG GTTATGGGATTCTGTTCCTTTCAATGGCAGCCACTCCAGTCATCAGAGCCAAGCTCTCCAAGCTGGTCAGTGAGACGGAACAGG GTGCTCTCTTTGCTTCTGTTGCCTGTGTGGAAGGGCTGTGTTCACTTGTGGCTACAGGAGTGTTCAACTCTCTCTACCCTGCCAGCTTGCACTTCATGAGGGGATTCCCATTTCTCTTCGGGGCTGTAGTCCTCCTTATTCCGGCAGCTATTCTTGG gTGGATAGAAATCTGGGACTCAAACCATGACTACAGTCACTTCTCAGATgcttccctgtcccctgcagaTGGCTGA